A section of the Rummeliibacillus pycnus genome encodes:
- a CDS encoding phage portal protein — translation MAFFKRNKNGTYQNDYFSTSFSSNIRNLVVTEEQAIGIPAFKACVNLITNTIAALPINLMQHEGQNVTFKNNDPRLQMLNNPNVIDTSSTLKAELVKDILLYGKAYLYNNGNELHVLKANYVTEEYYSDDGFTIGDIQYIYNFDGTYTIDSKKIIRFDSGTKGVLSNSDVLETAINAQTYNKQILKNGSFGIGLLKAATRLSEKAINNLRTSWQNLYEGSSKSGKTIILEDGLEYQNIGTNPNDLQLNETNQQLTSQICMLFNVSESLINDTRNKYNSLSTANTSFLQQTIQPILVTIQQQLDKYFLKPSEQGLFFMFDTSQVLKATENERIEATLKLFNDGVISFNESRKRLDMTVVDDKKDYYKLNIGQAMRNKATGEVLNINTQTTNKQGEQINGNTENQ, via the coding sequence ATGGCATTTTTTAAGAGAAATAAAAATGGTACCTATCAAAATGATTATTTTTCAACATCATTTAGTTCTAATATCAGAAACTTAGTAGTTACTGAAGAACAAGCAATTGGTATTCCAGCATTTAAAGCATGTGTGAATCTGATTACAAATACAATTGCGGCATTACCAATTAATTTAATGCAACATGAAGGCCAAAATGTAACCTTTAAAAACAATGATCCACGATTACAAATGCTTAATAACCCTAATGTTATTGATACTTCAAGTACCTTAAAAGCTGAATTAGTAAAAGATATTTTGCTTTATGGTAAGGCCTATCTATATAACAACGGTAATGAATTGCATGTACTAAAAGCTAATTATGTGACTGAAGAATATTATTCAGATGATGGTTTTACTATTGGTGACATTCAATATATTTATAATTTTGATGGAACTTACACAATTGATAGCAAAAAAATAATTCGTTTTGATTCAGGTACGAAAGGCGTTTTAAGTAATTCAGATGTACTTGAAACTGCAATCAACGCTCAAACCTATAATAAACAGATTTTAAAAAATGGATCATTTGGTATTGGTTTATTAAAGGCTGCAACAAGACTTTCAGAAAAGGCTATTAATAACTTGCGTACAAGTTGGCAAAATCTTTATGAAGGTTCTTCAAAAAGTGGCAAAACAATCATTCTTGAAGATGGATTGGAATATCAAAATATCGGTACTAATCCTAATGACCTTCAACTAAATGAAACAAATCAACAACTCACTTCACAAATTTGTATGTTGTTCAATGTATCAGAAAGCTTAATTAACGATACAAGAAACAAATACAATTCACTATCAACTGCAAATACCTCGTTTTTACAACAAACAATTCAACCTATCCTAGTAACAATTCAACAACAACTAGATAAATATTTCTTAAAGCCTTCTGAACAAGGCTTATTTTTTATGTTTGATACTTCACAAGTGCTGAAAGCAACTGAAAATGAACGTATCGAAGCTACATTAAAGCTATTCAATGATGGTGTTATTAGCTTCAATGAAAGTCGTAAACGTCTTGATATGACTGTTGTTGATGATAAAAAAGATTACTACAAACTCAACATTGGACAAGCAATGAGAAATAAAGCAACTGGTGAAGTGTTGAATATCAATACTCAAACTACTAACAAACAAGGTGAACAAATTAATGGAAATACTGAAAACCAATAA
- a CDS encoding head-tail connector protein yields the protein MIITDEAFNINLVKNYLRVDHTEDDVLIQLMIDSAKSYIQNYLNQPFEAFEDIPVEFTLAALNLVAQWYENRAVGSEKATHEYLYSFTGLLDIQRKWLPETSVVI from the coding sequence ATGATAATTACAGATGAAGCTTTCAATATAAATTTAGTTAAGAATTATTTACGTGTGGATCACACAGAAGATGATGTACTGATTCAGTTAATGATTGATAGTGCAAAGAGTTATATACAAAACTATTTAAATCAACCATTTGAAGCATTTGAGGATATACCAGTTGAGTTTACACTGGCAGCGTTAAATCTTGTAGCACAATGGTATGAGAATAGGGCAGTAGGTAGCGAGAAGGCTACACATGAATATCTATATAGCTTTACTGGTCTATTAGATATACAACGTAAATGGTTACCTGAAACGAGTGTTGTTATATGA
- a CDS encoding site-specific integrase, with amino-acid sequence MASFQKRKDKWQYTVSRVINGKSKPIRKSGFHTKKEAMIAAAEVEASLAKGISPVLKKISFAEYFKKWISLYKEPKVSNTTLKHYHYSLKAVEDYFIDIPIQDIKKMDYQKFLNDFGSNKAKETVAKVNGHIKSCVKDAIDEQIIQVDFTRNSQLTWTVQAKKPIEKHLNYGESKMLLNSICKKINGNGGLGYYLLLLGLTSGLRFGELVGLTRNDFDFEKNTIKVNKTWGYKSSSPIGFGATKNEQSVRVIKMDGLTMNYFKKLFISMPTNIHQLVFFSPSSKYKVISNTNANKLLKKLLDELNIEPITVHGLRHTHASVLLYKKASIHYVSERLGHSDIETTLKQYTHVLTELRLQDEKLTVEIFENMVAI; translated from the coding sequence ATGGCAAGTTTTCAAAAAAGAAAGGACAAATGGCAATACACAGTTAGTAGAGTGATTAATGGCAAATCTAAGCCCATCAGAAAAAGTGGATTCCATACAAAAAAAGAGGCAATGATTGCGGCTGCAGAGGTTGAAGCATCTTTAGCAAAAGGTATATCACCGGTACTCAAAAAAATTTCTTTTGCTGAATACTTTAAAAAGTGGATAAGTCTATATAAAGAGCCAAAGGTCAGTAATACCACATTAAAGCACTATCACTACTCATTAAAAGCTGTGGAAGATTATTTTATTGATATTCCAATCCAAGACATAAAGAAAATGGATTATCAAAAATTTTTAAATGATTTTGGCTCTAATAAAGCAAAAGAAACTGTAGCTAAAGTTAATGGACATATTAAATCGTGTGTCAAAGATGCTATAGATGAACAAATAATTCAAGTTGATTTTACACGTAATTCCCAACTTACTTGGACAGTTCAGGCAAAAAAACCAATAGAGAAGCATTTAAATTACGGAGAAAGCAAAATGTTATTAAATAGCATTTGTAAAAAAATTAATGGTAATGGCGGTTTAGGTTATTACTTGTTACTTTTGGGGCTAACTTCAGGGCTGCGTTTTGGTGAACTAGTTGGTTTGACTAGGAATGATTTTGACTTTGAAAAAAACACCATTAAAGTTAATAAAACATGGGGTTATAAAAGTAGTTCTCCAATCGGTTTTGGAGCTACTAAAAATGAACAATCGGTTCGTGTTATTAAAATGGATGGACTAACGATGAATTACTTCAAAAAATTATTTATATCTATGCCTACAAACATTCACCAATTAGTTTTTTTTAGTCCAAGTTCAAAATATAAAGTAATAAGTAATACAAATGCAAATAAACTATTAAAAAAACTGTTAGATGAACTAAATATTGAGCCTATCACTGTTCATGGCTTACGTCATACGCACGCTAGTGTTTTGCTATATAAGAAGGCATCTATTCATTATGTTAGTGAGCGATTGGGCCATAGCGACATTGAAACTACATTAAAACAATACACACATGTATTGACCGAACTACGTTTACAAGATGAAAAATTAACTGTAGAAATCTTTGAAAACATGGTTGCAATATAG
- a CDS encoding phage major capsid protein translates to MEILKTNNFEVRAIEENNDGSLQVKGYVNKTEKPSQPLKDVNGNEFIEVIAKGAFAEALRQGNDVDFLAEHDKQKILASTNNGSLQLREDEQGLYIEATITPTSWGNDYFTLIKSGILKNMSFGFRSLKDSWQKLANGMYQRTIQALELFEVSAVKTPAYQDSIIQARSLETPETIEIPNIPQKSSEERSNSSMKKLNSVNPEQSLNTIIKENRALQTTTDGAAVIPEQIANTIVQEIEDISPVFAMAQKFPTMSGSLKVAREGNDDVVAAFVGEGVDLVEQQLKLEYAELKQKRVGAAITLSNQLINDAAVNMDQYVPNLLARKVAKAIEKSMLVGVGTDEFNGIINDVAIGHVDVTGAITYDTLQDLYLSIHPEFLAGACFVMQRDFFKTIAKLKDNDGHFFLQNGIVNGKVSYTLFDIPVYVTEALSAETPVVFGNINEAVAVMIKQEQGLREIVDSGLALKGAKMYLFDAYMDSIVVNPQAVAKLNVQVA, encoded by the coding sequence ATGGAAATACTGAAAACCAATAATTTTGAAGTAAGGGCCATTGAAGAGAATAATGATGGTTCACTTCAAGTAAAAGGCTATGTGAACAAGACTGAAAAGCCTTCACAACCCCTTAAAGATGTTAATGGTAATGAATTTATTGAAGTTATTGCTAAAGGTGCTTTTGCTGAAGCATTAAGACAAGGTAATGACGTTGATTTTCTTGCCGAACATGATAAACAAAAAATTCTTGCTTCAACTAATAATGGATCACTTCAATTACGTGAAGATGAACAAGGCCTTTATATTGAAGCAACAATCACCCCTACAAGTTGGGGAAATGACTATTTCACTTTAATCAAATCAGGCATTTTAAAAAACATGTCATTTGGTTTTAGAAGTTTAAAAGATTCATGGCAAAAACTCGCAAATGGCATGTATCAACGTACCATTCAAGCACTTGAATTATTTGAAGTTAGTGCAGTTAAAACCCCAGCTTATCAAGATTCAATTATTCAGGCTCGTTCTTTAGAAACACCTGAAACAATTGAAATTCCTAATATCCCACAAAAATCCTCTGAAGAAAGAAGTAATTCCTCTATGAAAAAATTAAACTCTGTAAACCCTGAACAATCACTAAACACAATTATTAAAGAAAATCGTGCATTACAAACAACAACTGATGGCGCTGCTGTTATTCCTGAACAAATAGCAAATACAATTGTTCAAGAAATTGAAGATATTTCACCAGTATTTGCAATGGCTCAAAAATTCCCTACAATGTCAGGATCACTAAAAGTTGCACGTGAAGGCAATGATGATGTAGTTGCCGCATTTGTTGGTGAAGGCGTTGACCTAGTCGAACAACAATTAAAACTAGAATATGCTGAATTAAAACAAAAACGTGTTGGTGCCGCAATTACTCTTTCTAACCAATTGATTAATGACGCTGCAGTAAACATGGATCAATACGTTCCTAATTTATTAGCTCGTAAAGTTGCTAAAGCTATTGAAAAATCAATGCTCGTTGGTGTTGGTACTGATGAATTTAACGGTATTATTAATGACGTTGCAATTGGTCATGTTGATGTAACTGGTGCAATTACATACGATACATTGCAAGACTTATACCTTTCTATTCACCCTGAATTTTTGGCCGGTGCATGTTTCGTTATGCAACGTGACTTCTTTAAAACTATTGCTAAATTAAAAGATAATGATGGTCATTTCTTCTTACAAAATGGCATTGTGAATGGTAAAGTTTCTTACACTTTATTTGATATTCCTGTATATGTAACTGAAGCATTATCAGCTGAAACACCTGTTGTATTCGGTAATATCAATGAAGCTGTTGCAGTAATGATTAAACAAGAACAAGGATTACGTGAAATCGTTGATTCAGGATTAGCTTTAAAAGGTGCAAAAATGTATCTATTTGACGCTTACATGGATTCAATTGTTGTAAATCCTCAAGCTGTTGCAAAACTAAATGTACAAGTTGCATAA
- a CDS encoding tetratricopeptide repeat protein, whose product MGIFSMFSKNNKVGGIIKDLQLESFYNPLSVEEKEMMKNVLEPKFVLGYNPYTKKDLDQGNAKWDRSISDFFLVIGKAVSKELSIKLYEESMNHSDNDYVAQHLIKQDLAEKYYQLKQFDKCEEYCKKDIAEIDKYINDKIFKGATVYSFKRLAILYEKQERYNEAIEVCELAMKYNQIDGTKGSYESRLSKLQKKLEKANSL is encoded by the coding sequence ATGGGCATTTTTAGTATGTTCAGTAAAAATAATAAGGTGGGTGGGATTATAAAAGATTTGCAATTGGAAAGCTTTTATAATCCATTATCTGTTGAAGAAAAAGAAATGATGAAGAATGTATTAGAACCAAAATTTGTTTTGGGGTATAACCCATATACAAAAAAAGATTTGGATCAAGGAAATGCTAAATGGGATAGATCAATAAGTGATTTTTTTCTCGTCATTGGAAAAGCTGTATCGAAAGAATTAAGCATTAAATTGTATGAAGAAAGCATGAACCATTCTGATAATGACTATGTAGCACAACATCTTATAAAACAAGATTTGGCAGAAAAATATTATCAGTTAAAACAATTTGATAAATGCGAAGAATATTGTAAAAAAGATATTGCTGAAATTGATAAATATATTAATGATAAAATTTTTAAAGGTGCAACTGTATATTCCTTTAAACGGTTAGCAATTTTATATGAAAAACAAGAAAGATATAATGAAGCTATTGAAGTTTGTGAATTAGCTATGAAATATAACCAAATAGACGGTACAAAAGGTAGCTATGAAAGTCGTTTAAGTAAATTACAAAAGAAATTAGAAAAAGCAAACAGTCTATAA
- the hsdR gene encoding EcoAI/FtnUII family type I restriction enzme subunit R, with protein sequence MKSKYEMTEEDIKLKYITPALQKAGWDIQNDIFCEYNFTDGRIIVRGNLTARGKRKKADYLLYYKKNYPIAIVEAKDNKHEVGAGMQQALDYAGVLDVPFAFSSNGDGFIEHNRLTGVERELTLDEFPTKEELLERYMCDAQITPEQEKIIKEPYYFQLGDKTPRYYQRVAINRTVEAIANGQDKVLLVMATGTGKTYTAFQIIYRLWKSGMKKKVLFLADRNVLVDQTMENDFKPFEKVMTKIQGRKLDSSYEIYLALYHQLAGGDGEEPFRQFKPDFFDLIIIDEAHRGSAKEESRWRKVLEYFDTEGTTQIGLTATPKETKEASNISYFGEPIYTYTLNQGIDDGFLAPYKVMRISMDKDLEGYRPEKGKHDMYGQEIEDREYNQKDFDKNIVIDKRTEVVAKRITEYLKKTDRFAKTIVFCVDIDHAERMRRALINENSDLVAQNDKYVMRITGDNQEGKAQLYYFTDRESKYPTLVTTSKLLTTGVDAKTCKLIVLDSNINSMTEFKQIIGRGTRLDVEHGKEYFTIMDFRNASRLFADPDFDGDPIIIMDVPEDGDMGDAPDEQGQEGFDNIPEEMDDFEDDNDGKHRHKYRVNDVDVKIINERVQYYDVGGKLITESLIDYTKKNIRNEYATLDNFIHKWNTEEKKEVILNTLEEKGILLDAVREQTNFQDVDEFDLILHLAFDQPPLTKAERVNNVKKRGYIYQYKDEAREVLELLLEKYKNEGITEIEDIEVLKLNEFQKYGSPMRIANTFGGKKKYLDAVKRLKEEIYIS encoded by the coding sequence ATGAAATCTAAATATGAAATGACAGAAGAAGATATTAAATTAAAATACATAACGCCAGCATTGCAAAAAGCAGGATGGGATATTCAAAATGATATTTTTTGTGAATACAATTTCACAGATGGTCGTATTATTGTTCGGGGTAATTTAACTGCACGTGGAAAAAGAAAAAAGGCAGATTACCTTCTATACTATAAAAAGAATTATCCCATTGCGATTGTAGAAGCAAAGGATAATAAGCATGAAGTAGGGGCTGGAATGCAGCAGGCTCTTGACTATGCAGGGGTATTAGATGTACCATTTGCTTTTTCATCTAATGGTGATGGATTTATTGAACATAACCGATTAACAGGTGTAGAACGCGAACTGACATTAGATGAATTTCCAACAAAAGAAGAATTATTGGAAAGATATATGTGCGATGCACAGATAACTCCTGAACAAGAGAAGATAATCAAAGAGCCTTATTATTTCCAATTGGGAGATAAAACACCTCGTTATTATCAAAGAGTTGCAATTAACCGCACAGTTGAAGCAATAGCTAATGGACAAGATAAGGTTTTGCTCGTAATGGCCACTGGAACAGGTAAAACCTATACAGCTTTCCAGATTATTTATCGTCTATGGAAATCAGGTATGAAAAAGAAAGTACTGTTTTTAGCAGATAGAAATGTACTTGTCGACCAAACGATGGAAAATGATTTTAAACCTTTTGAAAAAGTAATGACCAAAATACAGGGGCGAAAATTAGATAGTTCATATGAAATTTATCTAGCTTTGTATCATCAATTAGCTGGTGGGGATGGGGAAGAACCGTTCCGTCAATTTAAGCCTGACTTTTTTGACTTGATTATTATAGATGAAGCACATCGAGGTTCAGCAAAAGAAGAAAGTCGCTGGCGTAAAGTATTGGAATACTTTGATACAGAAGGTACGACTCAAATTGGTTTAACTGCAACGCCAAAAGAAACTAAAGAAGCATCAAATATTTCATATTTTGGTGAACCAATTTACACATACACATTAAATCAGGGAATTGATGATGGATTCTTAGCACCTTATAAAGTAATGCGGATTAGTATGGATAAAGATTTAGAAGGTTATCGCCCTGAAAAAGGAAAGCATGACATGTACGGTCAAGAAATCGAGGATAGAGAATATAATCAAAAGGATTTTGATAAAAATATTGTTATCGATAAACGTACAGAAGTGGTTGCAAAACGGATTACAGAATATTTAAAAAAAACTGATAGATTTGCAAAAACAATTGTATTTTGTGTAGATATAGACCACGCAGAACGTATGAGAAGAGCTTTAATAAATGAAAATAGCGACCTTGTTGCACAAAACGATAAATATGTTATGCGTATTACAGGGGATAATCAGGAAGGTAAGGCGCAGCTATATTATTTTACTGATAGAGAAAGTAAGTATCCAACATTAGTGACTACTTCTAAACTTTTAACGACTGGTGTAGACGCCAAAACATGTAAGTTAATTGTGCTGGATTCAAATATCAATTCAATGACAGAATTCAAACAAATTATCGGCCGTGGAACACGTTTAGATGTAGAACATGGTAAAGAATATTTCACAATTATGGATTTCAGAAATGCTAGTCGGTTGTTCGCTGACCCTGATTTTGACGGAGACCCAATAATTATTATGGATGTGCCAGAAGACGGTGATATGGGCGATGCACCGGATGAACAAGGACAAGAAGGATTCGATAATATTCCAGAGGAAATGGATGATTTTGAGGATGATAACGATGGAAAGCACCGCCATAAATATCGAGTAAATGATGTTGATGTTAAAATCATAAATGAGCGTGTTCAATATTATGATGTTGGCGGTAAATTAATTACTGAAAGTTTAATTGACTATACAAAGAAAAACATTCGCAATGAATATGCAACATTGGATAACTTCATTCATAAATGGAACACAGAAGAGAAAAAAGAAGTTATACTAAATACATTAGAAGAAAAGGGTATATTGTTAGATGCTGTTCGAGAACAAACAAATTTTCAAGATGTGGATGAATTTGATTTGATTTTGCATTTAGCATTTGACCAACCACCACTTACAAAAGCTGAACGAGTCAATAATGTTAAAAAACGTGGTTATATCTATCAATATAAAGATGAGGCTCGAGAAGTTTTAGAATTACTTCTCGAAAAATACAAAAATGAAGGAATTACTGAAATTGAGGATATAGAAGTATTAAAGTTAAACGAGTTTCAAAAATATGGAAGCCCAATGAGAATTGCAAACACCTTTGGGGGTAAGAAGAAATACTTAGATGCCGTTAAAAGACTAAAAGAAGAAATATATATATCTTAA
- a CDS encoding DUF771 domain-containing protein, translated as MQQLSTNVTITIPEEFVLIKKIELEELKEESLMGTYWSMKDLEKKTNKKCEWIKENILYPNKYRKILDIKNGGFVFYPEKRGQTWSFQARLMAKFLDKHFGDFFAN; from the coding sequence ATGCAACAATTATCAACTAACGTAACTATTACAATTCCAGAAGAATTTGTTCTAATCAAAAAAATTGAACTAGAAGAATTAAAAGAAGAAAGTCTTATGGGTACATATTGGTCAATGAAAGATTTGGAAAAAAAGACAAACAAAAAATGCGAGTGGATTAAAGAAAATATTCTTTACCCTAATAAATATCGTAAAATATTGGATATTAAAAATGGAGGGTTTGTATTTTATCCTGAAAAACGAGGGCAAACTTGGTCTTTCCAAGCTCGATTAATGGCAAAATTTTTGGACAAACATTTTGGAGATTTTTTTGCAAATTAA
- a CDS encoding phage/plasmid replication domain-containing protein, whose product MVHTLSILIDLEPEHLHYFEMVHRHKSCNVVMRQYNRRGLHFILYRKNKLACSIFVDVVEILGRTLVKESDYTYIKKYLINCLSILFNDENLFFEHNLTRFDFSFNAYIPNAKIRQQILKLLKKLPGAYRRMQQNNSYKTSMLYKSKSVEVIVYDKVAERLAKQEKIRSYEKDMLRVEVKLSNAHIYRQCHRHGKPKQLFTFLHLFLFEKYFEQYFLNFIHCGDYYTSSIAFKKIMKSTLKEKEKTKLIQLLERINKEGIDKVKSSYNPKTFRKWMTYLDTLKINPILIPDTAGIIHIHSLQKYYFNTLKKLS is encoded by the coding sequence ATGGTACATACACTAAGTATATTAATTGATTTAGAACCCGAACATTTACATTACTTTGAAATGGTTCATAGACACAAATCTTGTAATGTTGTAATGCGGCAATATAATCGTAGAGGATTACATTTTATTTTATACAGAAAGAATAAATTGGCATGTTCTATTTTTGTGGACGTTGTAGAAATCTTAGGTAGAACCCTTGTTAAAGAAAGTGATTATACATACATAAAAAAATATCTAATAAATTGCCTATCTATACTGTTTAATGATGAAAATTTATTTTTCGAACATAATCTAACAAGATTCGACTTTAGTTTCAATGCTTATATTCCAAATGCTAAGATACGTCAACAAATACTGAAATTGCTAAAGAAACTACCTGGAGCATACCGTAGAATGCAGCAAAACAATTCGTATAAGACATCAATGCTTTATAAGTCAAAGTCCGTTGAGGTTATTGTATATGACAAAGTTGCCGAACGTCTTGCTAAACAAGAAAAGATTCGTTCTTATGAAAAAGACATGTTACGTGTCGAAGTAAAGCTTTCAAATGCTCATATATATAGACAATGTCATCGACATGGCAAGCCAAAACAATTATTCACTTTTCTACATCTATTTCTATTTGAAAAATATTTTGAACAATACTTCTTAAATTTTATACACTGTGGGGATTATTACACTTCGAGTATTGCCTTTAAGAAGATTATGAAATCCACCCTGAAAGAAAAAGAAAAAACTAAGTTGATTCAATTATTAGAGCGAATAAATAAAGAAGGAATTGACAAAGTGAAATCATCCTATAATCCAAAGACTTTCCGTAAATGGATGACATATTTAGATACTTTAAAAATAAATCCTATTTTAATACCTGATACTGCAGGTATTATACATATACATAGCTTACAAAAGTATTATTTCAATACATTAAAAAAACTGTCTTAA
- a CDS encoding helix-turn-helix domain-containing protein, with amino-acid sequence MKKRLSKIFQENLYWIRKKVQAISVQKLGRLSKVDPATISLIERGLRSPSLDTVEKLAMGLSVDVGELLEEKDIEDGRDKNVDEWN; translated from the coding sequence ATGAAAAAAAGACTTTCAAAAATCTTCCAAGAAAATTTATATTGGATAAGAAAGAAGGTGCAAGCCATAAGTGTTCAAAAATTAGGGAGGCTATCAAAAGTTGACCCTGCCACTATAAGCCTAATTGAAAGGGGATTAAGAAGTCCAAGTCTAGATACGGTTGAAAAGCTTGCTATGGGATTAAGTGTTGATGTAGGTGAACTTTTAGAAGAAAAGGATATAGAGGACGGCAGGGATAAGAATGTCGATGAATGGAACTGA
- a CDS encoding phage head closure protein translates to MSMTIGMMNNRINIYSIKTTTDEYGDTETTKTLFHSCWCYVRNQTMKDIQASIGTLLESTTNLVIRHTSKQITNDMTVELNGVNYKIISIESDIQRKQFDTIIVKRVG, encoded by the coding sequence ATGAGTATGACAATAGGAATGATGAACAATCGTATTAACATTTATTCAATCAAGACAACAACAGATGAATATGGTGATACTGAAACAACAAAGACATTGTTTCATTCATGTTGGTGCTACGTTCGCAATCAAACAATGAAGGATATTCAAGCAAGTATTGGAACATTGTTAGAAAGTACAACTAATCTAGTTATCAGACATACAAGTAAGCAAATAACTAATGATATGACTGTTGAATTAAATGGTGTGAACTACAAAATTATTTCAATAGAATCTGATATACAAAGAAAACAATTCGATACGATCATTGTAAAACGTGTTGGATAA
- a CDS encoding DEAD/DEAH box helicase family protein: MKFLSEEFNEENFKQWNKQYNWGIFSECGSGKTTILLDHYVPYAEREGKTVLYLYNRKSLGEQLKNKYERKYKNLKFMSYQSLNDMIISKSINQYIPIEYDVLILDESHFFVMDSVFSFETMYSWNYINECDSIKIFLTATPEPLKAIQYLMTRPLKVLRDIDPLNNNIEKILLTTDDDVIKQQEKEYLKANYNVIEWQNDVEKVKQSKESFSQLGYKSVAIISEYHKRYEEITDIDVKSHLEHEYKDSEGKLTTNMNFDFLACTKAIDNGISMYSEKNTLVSYPCNTDFVTLEQSRSRCREMKGNKTTMLIKVPNRKHVYAKINYFEDELSWLKNHELWYRNHGVDKQPSYVYFEVDEYNNAKLKINNMKLAYIELQLKDLKYMYENFETLTQGYIDILSEMYPTKPIEVLNRTFAINIDEVLNPYIEDKSEVILSKEQKEQLCLEVKKYKLDKHNPSQTPRLKKIRELVEKQSKKYILTTTRKYDSEGKKVTYWVIKQKENELKIAV; the protein is encoded by the coding sequence ATGAAATTTTTATCTGAAGAATTTAATGAAGAAAACTTTAAACAATGGAACAAGCAATATAACTGGGGAATTTTTAGCGAATGTGGAAGTGGCAAAACCACAATATTACTGGATCATTATGTGCCATATGCAGAACGTGAAGGGAAAACAGTCCTTTATTTATACAATCGTAAATCACTAGGGGAACAACTGAAAAATAAATATGAACGTAAATATAAAAATTTAAAATTTATGTCCTATCAAAGCTTGAATGACATGATTATAAGTAAATCTATCAATCAATATATTCCAATTGAATATGATGTATTAATTTTAGATGAATCACACTTTTTCGTAATGGATAGCGTATTTTCTTTTGAAACTATGTATAGTTGGAATTATATAAATGAATGTGATTCTATAAAAATTTTTCTAACTGCAACACCTGAACCATTAAAAGCAATACAATACCTAATGACTAGACCATTAAAAGTTTTACGTGACATTGATCCACTAAATAACAATATTGAAAAAATCCTTTTAACAACTGATGATGATGTAATCAAGCAACAAGAAAAAGAATATTTAAAAGCCAATTATAATGTTATTGAATGGCAAAATGATGTTGAAAAGGTTAAGCAATCAAAAGAATCATTTAGTCAATTAGGTTATAAATCAGTTGCAATTATCTCCGAATACCATAAACGATATGAAGAAATAACAGATATTGACGTTAAAAGCCATTTGGAACATGAATATAAGGATTCTGAAGGCAAACTAACAACTAATATGAACTTTGATTTTCTAGCTTGTACAAAGGCAATTGATAACGGTATAAGCATGTATAGCGAAAAAAATACACTCGTTTCCTATCCTTGCAATACTGATTTTGTAACACTTGAACAATCACGATCACGTTGTAGAGAAATGAAAGGAAATAAAACAACAATGCTAATTAAAGTACCTAATCGCAAACATGTATATGCAAAAATCAATTACTTTGAAGATGAATTAAGCTGGTTAAAAAATCATGAATTATGGTATAGAAATCATGGTGTAGATAAACAACCTTCTTATGTTTACTTTGAAGTTGATGAATATAACAATGCTAAATTAAAGATTAATAACATGAAATTGGCTTACATTGAACTTCAGTTGAAAGATTTAAAATATATGTACGAAAACTTTGAAACACTAACACAAGGCTACATTGATATTCTAAGTGAAATGTATCCAACAAAACCAATTGAAGTGTTAAATCGTACATTTGCAATCAATATTGATGAAGTATTGAATCCATATATCGAAGATAAAAGCGAAGTCATATTAAGCAAAGAACAAAAAGAACAATTATGTTTAGAAGTTAAAAAATATAAATTAGATAAGCATAATCCTAGTCAAACACCTAGATTAAAAAAGATTAGGGAGCTTGTAGAAAAACAAAGTAAAAAATATATTTTAACAACTACAAGAAAGTATGATAGCGAAGGTAAAAAAGTGACCTATTGGGTTATAAAACAAAAAGAAAACGAATTGAAAATAGCAGTTTGA